The stretch of DNA ACGATTTTCTTCaggactttttattttaataaaataattaattaaaaaaaacgtgaagaTGGCAGCCTTTGCTGAACCACATTTTAGTGCATACACCGCGTATGGAtctggtggtggtggtgctgGATTTGGAAATGTTACAGTGGTTGATAGAGTACCACCGGAAATGTTATCCATGGTAAGTTCTAGGCTACATATAGGATTTCTACCAACTGTGTTCGCTAGAAAATTATCTAACAGTGTTCTAAAGGACGCGATGGAaatcagaaatatttaatgcgaaatttaaagttcttcataaaaatccttcaaaaataattaaattttttcaatcaggTTGACGCACATTGGTACCAATTCCCTCCGATGAACCCACTATGGCATGCAATTTTGGGATTCACAATTGGAGTTTTAGGACTTGTATCGTGCATTGGCAATGGCGTTGTCATTTATATCTTCACAACAACCAAGCCACTCCGAACTCCCTCAAATCTCCTTGTAGTAAACTTGGCCTTTTCGGATTTCTTTATGATGTTTACAATGGCACCTCCAATGGTGATTAATTGCTACCACGAAACATGGACCTACGGACCATTGATGTGTGAAATTTACGCTATGCTGGGATCACTCTTTGGATGTGCCTCGATCTGGACTATGACTATGATTGCCTTTGATCGGTACAATGTTATCGTGAAGGGCTTAAGTGCTAAACCCATGACTAACAATGGGGCTCTCCTGCGCATAATGGGAATCTGGGTGTTTGCCCTTGGATGGACACTCGCACCAATGTTTGGATGGAATCGCTATGTGCCCGAAGGCAATATGACTGCCTGTGGCACAGACTACCTCTCCAAGGATTGGAAGAGCCGCTCCTACATTCTCGTTTACTCCATCTTCGTGTACTACAGCCCACTTCTCCTGATTATCTACTCATACTTCTTCATTGTACAAGCTGTGGCAGctcatgagaaaaatatgcGAGAACAGGCAAAGAAGATGAATGTTGCATCCCTGCGCTCATCGGAAGCAGCTAACACAAGTGCCGAATGCAAACTTGCCAAAGTTGCTCTTATGACAATTACTCTTTGGTTCTGTGCTTGGACTCCATATTTGATAATTAACTACACTGGAATCTTCGAAATGGCCACCATTAGTCCACTTGCAACAATCTGGGGATCACTCTTTGCCAAGGCAAATGCTGTGTACAACCCAATTGTCTACGGGATTAGCCATCCAAAATATAGAGCTGCTCTCTACAAGAAGTTCCCATCTCTTGCCTGCAATGACCCAGCTGATGATACAGCTTCCGTTGCATCAGGAGCTACTGCTGTGTCAGAGGAAAAGCCAGCAGCATAAACAGAGGATCTTCACCTGGCTCTTGCGCTACTGTTGATACTATAAATAGGGACCACTTACACGATTGACGATGAGattgctatatattttctatttatgttaaataaaattcttcatgcaGCATTTTAATTCTGTCCATTTTCCTCCACTTTTCTATATATAGTTGTTTCCTTGGAATTGgtctttaaattcaattttcattcagaagaaaaagaaaagaaacatggaaaatattgaagaaaattttctctaacattttcaaaaaattgccATAGAAACAAGTTATAACAA from Lutzomyia longipalpis isolate SR_M1_2022 chromosome 1, ASM2433408v1 encodes:
- the LOC129796831 gene encoding opsin-1-like is translated as MAAFAEPHFSAYTAYGSGGGGAGFGNVTVVDRVPPEMLSMVDAHWYQFPPMNPLWHAILGFTIGVLGLVSCIGNGVVIYIFTTTKPLRTPSNLLVVNLAFSDFFMMFTMAPPMVINCYHETWTYGPLMCEIYAMLGSLFGCASIWTMTMIAFDRYNVIVKGLSAKPMTNNGALLRIMGIWVFALGWTLAPMFGWNRYVPEGNMTACGTDYLSKDWKSRSYILVYSIFVYYSPLLLIIYSYFFIVQAVAAHEKNMREQAKKMNVASLRSSEAANTSAECKLAKVALMTITLWFCAWTPYLIINYTGIFEMATISPLATIWGSLFAKANAVYNPIVYGISHPKYRAALYKKFPSLACNDPADDTASVASGATAVSEEKPAA